The genome window CAGGCGCGGCCAGAGCGACTACATCTTTTTGTGCGCCGACGTGGACGACCATCTCGCCGGCTACGCCTGCTACGGACCCGTCCCGATGACCGATCGCACGTACGACCTCTACTGGATCGCCGTCGACCCGAAGCTTCACGGCCGCGGGGTCGGCCGCGCCCTCCTCGACGCGATGGAGACCGATCTCCGGACGCGGGGGGCGCGGAAGGTCTTCATCGAGACCGGCGGGCGCGACGCCTACACTCCCACGCGGCGCTTCTACGAGGCGACCGGGTACTCGGTCGCCGCGCGCCTTCCCGAGTTCTACCGCAAGGGCGACGACAAGTACGTCTTCATGAAGGACCTCTCGTGAAAAAGATCCTCCCCGGAATCCACACCTGGTCGCACTACTCCACCCAGAAGAGGATGGACTTCAACGGCTGGTGCCTCCCCGGGAAGGACGGGACGGTCCTCGTCGATCCCCCGCCGGCCGACAGGCGCACGATGACGGCGATAGAGAAGCTCGGCCCGGTGAGGGCGATCATCCTGACGAACAAGGACCACGTCCGCGCCTGCGACGAGCTGGCGGGCCACTTCCGCGCGCCGGTCCTCATCCACCAGGCCGACGCCCCCCTCGTCACGCTCCGCATCGGCGGCCTCTTCCTCGACGGCGAGAAACTCCCCGGAGGGCTCGAGGTGATCCACGTCTCCGGCGCCAAGTCCCCCGGCGAGTGCGCGCTCCTCTTCCCCC of Acidobacteriota bacterium contains these proteins:
- a CDS encoding GNAT family N-acetyltransferase → MIAADRAPIERILKATGVFFDDEVAVALELFDIARDRRGQSDYIFLCADVDDHLAGYACYGPVPMTDRTYDLYWIAVDPKLHGRGVGRALLDAMETDLRTRGARKVFIETGGRDAYTPTRRFYEATGYSVAARLPEFYRKGDDKYVFMKDLS